The proteins below are encoded in one region of Vibrio sp. ED004:
- the pth gene encoding aminoacyl-tRNA hydrolase: MSQQIKLLVGLANPGPEYAKTRHNAGAWVVEELARVHNVTLKNEPKFFGLTGRIMVHGEDLRLLIPTTFMNLSGKAVAALAKFYQIKPEEIMVAHDELDLPPGIGKFKKGGGHGGHNGLKDIISKQGNNKEFYRLRLGIGHPGHKDKVAGYVLGKAPQKEQECIEAVVDESVRSLDILLKDGLPKAQNRLHTFKAE; the protein is encoded by the coding sequence TTGAGCCAACAAATAAAACTTCTCGTTGGACTGGCTAATCCAGGTCCAGAATACGCCAAAACTCGCCACAATGCGGGTGCTTGGGTAGTTGAAGAATTAGCGCGTGTACATAACGTGACACTAAAGAACGAACCAAAGTTCTTTGGCCTAACGGGTCGTATCATGGTTCACGGTGAAGATCTTCGTTTGCTGATCCCAACGACTTTTATGAACTTGTCAGGCAAAGCAGTTGCAGCCTTAGCAAAGTTCTACCAAATTAAACCAGAAGAGATTATGGTCGCTCACGATGAGTTAGATCTGCCTCCTGGTATTGGAAAGTTTAAAAAAGGTGGTGGTCATGGTGGACATAATGGTCTGAAAGACATCATCAGCAAGCAGGGTAACAATAAAGAATTCTATCGTCTTAGATTAGGCATCGGCCATCCAGGACACAAAGATAAAGTTGCAGGTTATGTATTAGGCAAAGCTCCTCAAAAAGAGCAAGAGTGTATCGAGGCCGTCGTTGACGAATCGGTTCGCAGCCTAGACATCTTATTAAAAGATGGCCTACCAAAAGCACAAAATCGCTTACATACGTTCAAAGCAGAATAA
- a CDS encoding ribose-phosphate pyrophosphokinase, translating into MPDMKLFAGNATPELAQRIADRLYISLGDATVDRFSDGEVAVQINENVRGSDVFLIQSTCAPTNDNLMELVVMIDAMRRASAGRITAVIPYFGYARQDRRVRSARVPITAKVVADFLSNVGVDRVLTIDLHAEQIQGFFDVPVDNIFGTPVLLEDMANRGLENPVVVSPDLGGVVRARATAKALGDVDIAIVDKRRPRANVSEVMNLIGDVEGRDCVIVDDMIDTGGTLCKAAEALKERGAKRVFAYATHAVFSGTAANNIKNSVLDQVIVTDSISLSPEMAATGKVTTLSLSRMLAEAIRRISNEESISAMFN; encoded by the coding sequence GTGCCTGATATGAAGCTATTTGCTGGTAACGCAACACCTGAACTAGCCCAACGTATTGCTGATCGTCTATACATCTCTCTTGGCGATGCTACTGTAGACCGTTTTTCTGATGGCGAAGTCGCTGTTCAAATCAATGAAAACGTTCGTGGTAGCGATGTATTCCTGATTCAATCAACTTGTGCACCAACCAATGACAACCTTATGGAATTGGTGGTAATGATTGACGCAATGCGCCGTGCTTCTGCTGGCCGTATTACTGCTGTAATCCCTTACTTCGGTTATGCCCGTCAAGATCGTCGTGTACGTTCTGCTCGTGTGCCAATTACTGCAAAAGTTGTTGCAGATTTCCTTTCTAACGTTGGCGTTGACCGCGTTCTTACTATCGACCTACACGCAGAGCAAATCCAAGGCTTCTTCGATGTACCTGTTGATAACATCTTCGGCACTCCAGTTCTTCTAGAAGACATGGCTAACCGTGGCCTAGAAAACCCAGTAGTGGTTTCTCCAGACCTTGGTGGTGTTGTACGTGCTCGTGCAACGGCTAAAGCGCTAGGTGATGTTGACATCGCTATTGTTGATAAGCGTCGTCCACGTGCTAACGTTTCTGAAGTAATGAACCTAATCGGTGATGTTGAAGGCCGTGACTGTGTTATCGTTGATGACATGATCGATACGGGTGGCACACTATGTAAAGCAGCTGAAGCGCTTAAAGAGCGCGGTGCTAAGCGTGTATTCGCTTACGCAACTCACGCTGTTTTCTCTGGTACTGCTGCGAACAACATCAAGAACTCTGTTCTAGACCAAGTTATCGTAACGGATTCTATCTCTCTATCTCCAGAGATGGCTGCGACGGGTAAAGTGACAACACTTAGCCTTTCTCGCATGCTTGCTGAAGCGATTCGTCGTATCAGCAACGAAGAATCAATCTCAGCGATGTTCAACTAA
- the ispE gene encoding 4-(cytidine 5'-diphospho)-2-C-methyl-D-erythritol kinase, with the protein MITTPTHWPSPAKLNLFLYITGRRDNGYHELQTLFQFVDFGDELTVTANSETSSITITPEIPGVALEDNLIWKAATALQQYTSTSFGADIELKKVLPIGGGIGGGSSNAATVLVALNYLWQLNLSDDQLAEIGLKLGADVPVFVRGHAAFAEGVGEQLQPANPDEKWYLVVKPQVSIATVDIFTHSELTRNTPKRALSTLLEQEYVNDCEKIVRMLYPEVDKQLSWLLQYAPSRLTGTGSCVFAEFNSKKEAELVREQLPDTVSAFVAKGRNISPLKETLAEYQSAHPQSI; encoded by the coding sequence ATGATAACAACGCCAACCCATTGGCCTTCTCCGGCTAAACTGAATTTATTTCTCTATATCACTGGTCGACGTGACAATGGCTATCACGAACTTCAAACCTTATTTCAGTTTGTCGATTTTGGTGATGAACTGACGGTTACCGCAAACTCAGAAACTAGCTCGATAACAATCACACCAGAAATTCCTGGGGTCGCACTTGAAGACAACCTGATCTGGAAAGCCGCTACTGCGCTGCAGCAATATACCTCAACCTCTTTCGGTGCCGATATTGAACTCAAGAAAGTACTGCCTATAGGTGGCGGTATTGGCGGAGGCTCTTCAAATGCAGCAACCGTGTTGGTCGCTCTGAATTATTTATGGCAACTCAACCTGTCGGATGATCAGCTCGCCGAGATCGGTTTGAAGCTTGGTGCTGACGTTCCTGTCTTCGTTCGAGGCCACGCCGCCTTTGCTGAAGGGGTTGGAGAACAGCTACAGCCCGCTAATCCGGATGAAAAATGGTATCTTGTGGTTAAGCCTCAAGTGAGCATAGCAACTGTAGACATATTCACACATTCAGAATTAACTCGAAACACTCCAAAGCGAGCGCTATCAACGCTTCTAGAGCAAGAATACGTAAACGATTGCGAAAAAATTGTGCGAATGCTGTACCCAGAGGTTGATAAGCAACTTTCATGGCTGCTACAATACGCGCCGTCGAGATTGACTGGCACAGGTTCGTGCGTTTTTGCTGAATTTAACAGCAAAAAAGAAGCCGAATTGGTGCGAGAACAACTGCCTGACACAGTTTCCGCTTTCGTAGCGAAAGGAAGAAACATTTCTCCTTTAAAAGAAACTCTGGCTGAATACCAATCAGCCCACCCACAATCTATTTAA
- the lolB gene encoding lipoprotein insertase outer membrane protein LolB has product MSKLRRITSLIFMTIIMVGCSSIPEQPTSVEWQSHQNRLLQIENYQASGKLAYISPEQRQSLNFIWKHSPNHSQLRLTTFLGQTALNLTIDPSGAKVVTYDDQVFTHASASVLVEQLTGLQIPIDHLPQWFLGIPDQADSYQLNTTNTLESLTKQVSSQLWTLNFANYRNTEMPSKQLSDEDNTKVETIPLPTRLSFKQDNNKINIVVSKWTLKK; this is encoded by the coding sequence ATGAGCAAACTTCGTAGAATCACGTCTCTTATTTTTATGACCATAATTATGGTGGGTTGCTCGTCTATACCTGAACAACCGACCAGTGTTGAGTGGCAAAGTCACCAAAACCGACTTCTACAGATAGAAAACTACCAAGCCTCGGGCAAGCTCGCCTACATTTCTCCAGAGCAGCGCCAAAGCCTAAACTTCATTTGGAAGCATTCACCAAATCACAGTCAATTAAGGCTCACGACGTTCCTCGGTCAAACCGCATTGAACCTGACTATAGATCCGTCGGGTGCCAAAGTGGTGACCTATGACGACCAAGTATTTACTCACGCAAGTGCCTCTGTATTGGTTGAGCAACTGACAGGTTTGCAGATACCTATTGATCACCTGCCTCAATGGTTCCTTGGCATTCCAGACCAAGCTGACAGCTACCAGTTAAATACAACTAACACGCTTGAGTCTCTAACCAAACAAGTCAGCAGCCAGCTATGGACACTGAACTTCGCTAATTATCGAAATACAGAGATGCCGAGTAAGCAGCTATCAGATGAAGACAACACTAAGGTAGAGACAATCCCACTCCCTACTCGATTGTCATTCAAGCAAGACAATAACAAAATCAACATTGTAGTTTCGAAGTGGACACTGAAAAAATGA
- the hemA gene encoding glutamyl-tRNA reductase — translation MSLLAVGINHNTASVELREKVAFGPDKLSEALKQLNANAHVNGSVILSTCNRTEVYCDVKGVAKNKLIDWLSVFHQVSPEELKPSLYIHEEQAAIKHLMRVACGLDSLVLGEPQILGQVKQAYTDSRENKSVDASMEKLFQKSFSVAKRVRTETEIGGSAVSVAYAACTLAKHIFESIADSTVLLVGAGETIELVAKHLSANGCTKMIVANRTRERALGLAEEFGAEVISLNEIPDHLHRADIVISSTASPLPIIGKGMVESALKTRKHQPMLLVDIAVPRDVESQVGDLNDAYLYSVDDLQSIVDGNIEQRKVEAIQAEAIVSEESAAFMSWMRSLQAVDSIRDYRKSANEIREELLSKSLQSLAAGGDPEKVLLELSNKLTNKLIHAPTRALQSAAEQGEPAKLMVIRQSLGLENPQ, via the coding sequence ATGTCTTTGCTTGCCGTAGGTATCAATCACAATACAGCGTCGGTTGAATTGCGAGAAAAAGTCGCTTTTGGTCCAGATAAATTATCTGAGGCACTCAAGCAACTTAACGCAAATGCACACGTGAATGGAAGTGTCATACTTTCTACCTGTAATCGAACTGAAGTGTATTGCGACGTTAAAGGCGTGGCTAAAAACAAACTCATCGATTGGTTGTCGGTTTTCCATCAAGTTAGCCCTGAAGAGCTAAAGCCAAGCCTTTATATCCATGAAGAGCAAGCCGCGATTAAACACTTAATGCGCGTTGCATGTGGTTTGGACTCTTTAGTCTTGGGGGAACCGCAGATCTTAGGTCAGGTGAAGCAAGCGTATACGGACTCGCGAGAGAACAAATCCGTTGATGCTTCAATGGAAAAATTATTCCAGAAATCATTTTCTGTTGCGAAGCGTGTTCGAACTGAAACGGAAATCGGCGGAAGCGCGGTTTCTGTTGCTTACGCAGCCTGTACCTTAGCCAAGCATATTTTTGAATCCATCGCCGATTCAACCGTGTTATTGGTGGGGGCGGGTGAAACCATTGAACTGGTGGCTAAGCACCTTTCGGCGAATGGCTGTACAAAAATGATAGTGGCGAACCGAACTCGAGAGCGTGCTTTAGGGCTGGCAGAAGAGTTTGGCGCTGAAGTGATCAGTTTGAATGAGATCCCTGATCATCTTCATCGAGCGGATATCGTGATTAGCTCAACCGCAAGTCCGTTACCTATTATTGGTAAGGGTATGGTTGAGAGTGCTCTAAAAACAAGAAAGCATCAGCCTATGTTATTGGTTGATATTGCTGTGCCTCGTGATGTTGAATCGCAGGTTGGCGATCTGAACGATGCTTACTTGTATTCGGTTGATGATTTGCAGTCGATCGTTGATGGCAATATAGAGCAACGTAAAGTCGAAGCGATTCAAGCTGAAGCGATCGTCAGTGAAGAAAGTGCCGCGTTCATGAGTTGGATGCGCTCACTGCAAGCGGTAGACAGTATTCGAGATTACCGTAAATCGGCTAACGAAATCCGCGAAGAATTATTAAGTAAAAGTTTACAATCACTTGCCGCTGGCGGTGACCCTGAAAAAGTTTTACTCGAGCTCAGCAATAAGCTCACAAACAAATTGATCCATGCTCCAACGCGCGCACTTCAAAGTGCAGCTGAGCAAGGAGAACCTGCAAAATTAATGGTCATTAGACAGAGTTTGGGCTTAGAAAACCCTCAATAA
- the prfA gene encoding peptide chain release factor 1 gives MKASILVKLETLVERYEEVQHLLGDPDVIGNQDKFRALSKEYSQLEEVTACFQSYQQAKEDLEAAEEMANEDDAEMREMAQDEIKDAKAAIERLTDELQILLIPKDPNDERNCFLEIRAGAGGDEAGIFAGNLFRMYSKFAEKKGWRVEVMSSNDSEQGGYKEMIAKISGDSVYGTMKFESGGHRVQRVPETESQGRVHTSACTVAVMPEIPEADLPEIKAGDLKIDTFRASGAGGQHVNTTDSAIRITHLPTGTVVECQDERSQHKNKAKAMAVLAARIVQAEEERRAAAISDTRRNLLGSGDRSDRIRTYNYPQGRVSDHRINLTIYRLNEVLEGDMQSLLDPVLQEHQADQLAALAENN, from the coding sequence ATGAAAGCCTCGATTCTAGTAAAGCTTGAAACACTTGTTGAACGCTATGAAGAAGTTCAACATCTACTTGGTGATCCAGATGTAATCGGGAATCAAGATAAATTCCGTGCACTTTCAAAAGAGTACTCTCAACTTGAAGAAGTGACAGCTTGCTTCCAGTCATACCAGCAAGCTAAAGAAGATCTAGAAGCTGCTGAAGAGATGGCAAACGAAGATGACGCAGAAATGCGTGAAATGGCTCAAGATGAAATCAAAGATGCGAAAGCAGCGATTGAGCGTCTGACTGATGAGCTACAGATTCTTCTTATTCCAAAAGATCCAAACGATGAGCGTAACTGTTTCCTAGAAATCCGCGCAGGCGCGGGTGGTGATGAAGCAGGTATCTTTGCTGGTAACCTTTTCCGTATGTACTCTAAGTTTGCAGAGAAGAAAGGTTGGCGCGTTGAAGTAATGAGCAGCAATGACTCAGAACAAGGCGGCTACAAAGAGATGATCGCTAAGATCAGTGGCGACAGTGTTTACGGTACAATGAAATTTGAATCAGGTGGTCACCGTGTACAACGTGTGCCTGAGACAGAATCTCAAGGTCGTGTTCACACATCTGCATGTACTGTTGCTGTTATGCCTGAGATCCCAGAAGCGGATCTTCCAGAAATCAAAGCGGGCGATCTTAAGATTGATACCTTCCGTGCATCAGGCGCGGGTGGTCAGCACGTTAACACCACGGATTCAGCAATCCGTATTACTCACTTACCAACAGGTACAGTAGTAGAGTGTCAAGACGAGCGTTCTCAGCATAAAAACAAAGCGAAAGCGATGGCGGTTCTTGCGGCTCGTATCGTTCAAGCTGAAGAAGAGCGTCGTGCGGCAGCAATCTCTGACACACGTCGTAACCTACTAGGTTCCGGTGACCGTAGTGACCGTATCCGTACGTACAACTACCCACAAGGCCGTGTTTCTGACCACCGCATTAACTTAACTATCTACCGTCTGAACGAAGTTCTAGAAGGTGATATGCAAAGTCTGCTTGATCCTGTTCTACAAGAACACCAAGCTGACCAACTTGCAGCATTGGCAGAAAATAACTAA
- the prmC gene encoding peptide chain release factor N(5)-glutamine methyltransferase: MQSAYTVESALKAAIVQLQEGDNISPSIDAAVLLCHALDKPRSYLLTWPEKHLTSEQESEFNTLLKRRLTGEPVAYIVGEREFWSLPLKVSPSTLIPRPDTERLVEVALDKTYGKQGAILDLGTGTGAIALALASEMPNRPVTGIDLRPEAQELATENAKRLNITNATFLHGSWFEPLSELASDGNDTKFSLIVSNPPYIEKDDPHLSQGDVRFEPITALVAEEKGLADIRYISENARAFLENEGWLAFEHGYDQGLAVREIMQALGYLDVATEKDYGGNDRVTLGRYCS; encoded by the coding sequence ATGCAGTCTGCTTATACGGTTGAAAGTGCATTAAAAGCAGCAATCGTGCAGCTACAAGAGGGCGATAATATATCGCCCTCGATTGATGCTGCGGTACTGCTATGTCACGCCTTAGACAAACCAAGATCTTACCTACTTACTTGGCCTGAGAAGCATCTCACCTCAGAACAAGAATCTGAATTCAATACCCTACTAAAACGTCGTTTAACCGGTGAGCCAGTGGCTTACATTGTTGGTGAGCGAGAGTTTTGGTCATTGCCGTTAAAAGTTTCTCCTTCTACCTTAATCCCTCGTCCAGACACTGAACGTTTGGTTGAAGTAGCTTTGGATAAAACCTATGGCAAACAAGGTGCAATTCTCGATTTGGGGACGGGTACAGGTGCGATCGCATTGGCGCTAGCGTCTGAAATGCCAAATCGCCCTGTGACGGGTATTGATCTGCGTCCTGAAGCTCAAGAGCTTGCGACAGAAAATGCGAAGCGCTTAAACATCACCAACGCTACGTTTTTACATGGCAGTTGGTTTGAGCCTTTAAGCGAGCTAGCTTCTGATGGCAACGATACCAAGTTCTCTTTAATTGTCTCTAACCCACCTTATATTGAGAAAGATGACCCTCATTTATCTCAAGGGGATGTGCGTTTTGAGCCAATTACCGCATTGGTTGCTGAAGAGAAAGGACTGGCTGACATTCGATACATTTCTGAAAATGCACGTGCCTTTTTGGAAAATGAAGGCTGGTTGGCATTTGAACACGGCTACGACCAAGGTTTGGCGGTACGTGAGATAATGCAGGCGCTCGGTTATCTCGACGTTGCCACAGAGAAAGATTACGGTGGTAATGACCGAGTGACTTTGGGTCGTTACTGTTCATAG
- a CDS encoding SirB2 family protein has translation MYEGLKHFHLLTIAISALLLSIRFALMMANSPKLKHPFLQRFPHINDSLLLLSGIGLIFITGFIPFTPAAPWLTEKLTCVMAYIALGFFALKLGKNKLLRVFSFFGALGWLAMAGKIAMTKTPTFFG, from the coding sequence ATGTACGAAGGTTTGAAACATTTTCACTTACTAACGATTGCGATAAGCGCACTGCTGCTTTCGATTCGTTTCGCTCTTATGATGGCTAACTCTCCGAAGCTTAAGCATCCTTTTTTGCAGCGTTTTCCTCATATCAATGACTCATTGTTACTGCTATCGGGTATTGGTTTGATTTTTATCACTGGCTTTATTCCATTTACACCTGCAGCACCATGGTTAACCGAAAAACTAACCTGTGTTATGGCTTACATCGCATTGGGTTTCTTTGCGCTTAAGCTAGGTAAAAACAAGCTATTGAGAGTTTTCTCTTTCTTCGGTGCACTTGGCTGGTTAGCAATGGCAGGCAAAATCGCAATGACGAAGACACCAACATTTTTCGGTTAA